One Acetobacter ghanensis DNA window includes the following coding sequences:
- the cysC gene encoding adenylyl-sulfate kinase, with translation MSDTISSSQDAATPIVIVGHVDHGKSTLIGRLLHDTDNLQDGKVAQIIESSKKRGLKIEWSFLLDSLQIERDQGVTVDSTRIPFKLGSREYVIVDAPGHRQFLRNMITGAADAEAAVLVVDAVEGAREQTRRHAMLLHLIGIRHVIVLLNKVDLLDFDQAKIEAVEVSVNELLGKLGLEAAYFVPASARDGDNIASRSDRMPWYKGPTLTEALARVPTPASRSELALRFPVQDVYRFGDKRYVAGRIERGRVRVGDTVVIGTQKTPARIASIESWHTAPHVSASAGQSIAVTLEPDVIPDRGDLLHHVDTPPAQASRVRTRLFWLRQEPLRVGESFRLRLATAEHAVTVTSIESVVNLDDLTMHPGTEVPPEGFAEITLSAAENIQFDAFAPGTPDGRGVLVDLQQRIVGGAPLIGPAAIAAGEKAIHPSASAVTTQDRQRVKGHKGSVFWLTGLSGAGKSTLARAAENALFAAGVDVSVLDGDTLRAGLCKDLGFSESDRTENVRRAAEVARILRDAGQVVLVALISPLRSDRELARQIIGEGFEEVFVDADLGTCEQRDPKGLYAAARAGKISGFTGIDAPYEAPEAPALRVATGKGSVENAVSQLVSFVEASVRAGGRSRAHS, from the coding sequence ATGAGTGATACGATTTCTTCCTCTCAGGATGCCGCAACACCTATCGTCATTGTGGGGCATGTTGACCACGGCAAATCCACGCTGATCGGGCGTCTGCTCCATGACACGGACAACCTGCAGGACGGCAAGGTCGCGCAGATCATTGAATCGTCCAAAAAGCGTGGGCTGAAAATTGAATGGAGCTTCCTGCTGGACTCCCTCCAGATCGAGCGTGATCAGGGCGTTACGGTGGATTCCACGCGTATTCCTTTCAAGCTGGGGTCGCGCGAATACGTTATTGTGGATGCGCCGGGACACCGCCAGTTCCTGCGGAACATGATTACGGGTGCAGCCGATGCGGAGGCCGCCGTGCTGGTGGTTGACGCCGTGGAAGGTGCGCGTGAGCAGACCCGCCGTCATGCCATGTTGCTGCACCTTATTGGCATCCGCCATGTCATTGTGCTGCTCAACAAGGTTGACCTGCTCGACTTCGATCAGGCCAAGATTGAAGCCGTCGAGGTTTCGGTGAACGAGCTTCTGGGCAAGCTCGGGCTGGAAGCCGCTTACTTTGTTCCGGCCTCTGCGCGGGATGGGGATAATATTGCCAGCCGTTCCGACCGTATGCCGTGGTACAAAGGGCCAACTCTGACGGAAGCACTGGCCCGCGTTCCAACGCCGGCGTCCCGCTCCGAACTGGCTTTGCGCTTTCCCGTGCAGGATGTCTATCGGTTTGGGGACAAGCGCTACGTGGCGGGCCGCATTGAGCGTGGTCGAGTGCGTGTGGGCGATACGGTTGTGATTGGCACGCAGAAAACCCCTGCCCGCATTGCGTCGATCGAAAGCTGGCATACGGCTCCGCATGTTAGCGCAAGTGCTGGACAGTCCATTGCCGTTACGCTTGAGCCGGACGTTATTCCTGACCGTGGTGACCTGCTGCATCACGTCGATACCCCGCCTGCTCAGGCATCCCGCGTGCGTACGCGGCTGTTCTGGCTGCGGCAGGAGCCTCTGCGCGTGGGGGAAAGCTTCCGCCTGCGTTTGGCAACGGCTGAACATGCCGTAACGGTTACCAGCATTGAGTCCGTTGTTAATCTGGACGATCTGACAATGCACCCGGGCACGGAAGTGCCGCCCGAAGGCTTTGCTGAAATTACGCTTTCTGCTGCGGAAAACATTCAGTTCGATGCCTTTGCCCCCGGTACGCCAGATGGTCGGGGTGTGCTGGTCGATCTCCAGCAGCGTATTGTCGGCGGTGCGCCACTTATTGGCCCTGCGGCTATTGCTGCGGGTGAAAAAGCCATTCATCCAAGTGCGAGTGCCGTTACAACGCAGGACCGTCAGCGCGTTAAGGGCCACAAAGGGAGTGTGTTCTGGCTGACGGGGCTGTCGGGTGCGGGTAAAAGCACGCTGGCTCGTGCGGCGGAAAATGCTCTGTTCGCTGCCGGGGTGGATGTCAGTGTGCTGGATGGGGACACGCTCCGCGCAGGGCTGTGCAAGGATCTTGGTTTCTCCGAATCCGACCGGACCGAAAATGTCCGCCGAGCAGCAGAGGTAGCCCGTATTCTGCGTGATGCTGGTCAGGTCGTTCTGGTTGCGCTGATTTCCCCGCTTCGTTCTGACCGGGAACTGGCTCGCCAGATTATTGGCGAAGGGTTTGAGGAAGTGTTTGTGGATGCCGATCTGGGCACCTGCGAGCAGCGTGATCCCAAAGGCCTGTATGCGGCAGCCCGCGCGGGTAAGATTAGCGGCTTTACGGGTATTGATGCTCCGTACGAAGCACCGGAAGCCCCTGCTCTGCGTGTGGCGACAGGCAAAGGAAGCGTGGAAAACGCGGTTTCGCAGCTTGTTTCTTTTGTGGAGGCCAGTGTGCGAGCGGGTGGCCGTTCGCGCGCACATTCCTGA
- the cysT gene encoding sulfate ABC transporter permease subunit CysT, giving the protein MTLSRLAFFKAGGSALPGYRLSLTLTLVWTGFFIVLPLSTLLVYPWQGGPAAMLAALHDSRMLAALWTSFSCAGIAAACNVPFGLLLAWALARGNLPGHRLADALIDLPLALPTAVSGITLATLYGPHGWLGALLSVFGISVSYNKAGIVLALMFVGLPFVVRAVEPVLRNLPHELEEAAHLLGARPWQVFVRIIAAPLLPALITGFGLAFARGIGEYGSVIFIAGNQPFKSEIAPLLIVVRLQEFDYPGATAIALVLLCVSLLSLALIGGVRRRFALWSEPA; this is encoded by the coding sequence ATGACACTGTCACGTCTTGCTTTTTTCAAAGCTGGCGGCTCCGCCCTGCCCGGTTACAGACTATCCCTCACGCTTACGTTGGTCTGGACGGGTTTCTTTATTGTTCTCCCCCTGTCTACCCTTTTGGTTTACCCTTGGCAGGGTGGACCAGCCGCCATGCTGGCAGCCCTGCACGACAGCCGTATGCTGGCGGCATTATGGACCAGCTTTTCGTGCGCTGGCATAGCCGCCGCCTGCAACGTTCCTTTTGGGTTGCTTCTGGCATGGGCGTTGGCAAGGGGAAATCTCCCCGGCCATCGGTTGGCGGATGCGCTGATTGATCTTCCCCTTGCTCTTCCAACGGCGGTCTCCGGTATTACGCTGGCCACGCTGTATGGCCCACATGGCTGGCTTGGAGCTCTGTTGTCCGTTTTTGGGATCAGCGTTTCCTACAACAAGGCCGGTATTGTGCTGGCTCTGATGTTTGTGGGGTTGCCTTTTGTGGTCCGTGCGGTCGAACCGGTTTTGCGCAATCTGCCGCATGAGTTGGAAGAAGCAGCCCATCTGCTGGGGGCAAGGCCGTGGCAGGTTTTTGTACGCATTATTGCGGCTCCCCTGCTCCCGGCGCTTATAACGGGTTTTGGTCTCGCCTTTGCGCGTGGCATTGGGGAGTATGGGTCTGTCATCTTCATTGCGGGTAACCAGCCGTTTAAAAGTGAGATTGCCCCTCTCCTCATTGTTGTGCGGTTGCAGGAGTTTGACTACCCAGGGGCAACGGCCATAGCCTTGGTGCTTTTGTGTGTCTCGCTTCTCTCTCTGGCTCTTATCGGGGGTGTTCGGCGGCGGTTCGCATTGTGGAGTGAACCAGCATGA
- a CDS encoding sulfate ABC transporter permease, which produces MTRYVVWAASWLFILLVLVTPPLMVLTEALKDGVAASLATLSDPDAQAAIWLTFRVTVVTVMLNTIFGILAAWVLVKFRFPGRQLLQILVELPLSISPVVSGLVWLLLFGAQGWFGPLLERWNIHIAFAVPGIILATLFVTLPYVVRTVMPVMEVQGRDAEEAAVLAGAGFWQVLWHVTLPGVRGALLSGVLLTTARALGEFGAVSVVSGHIPGETETMPLHIENLYNGYQSVAAFTMAALLALMAMSAVLLRSAPEWIARLQEKKA; this is translated from the coding sequence ATGACCCGTTACGTGGTGTGGGCGGCAAGCTGGCTGTTTATTCTGCTCGTGTTGGTAACGCCGCCGTTAATGGTGTTAACAGAGGCGCTGAAGGACGGCGTTGCTGCATCGCTGGCCACTTTGTCTGACCCCGATGCACAGGCTGCTATCTGGCTGACGTTCCGTGTGACGGTTGTCACCGTTATGCTCAATACCATTTTTGGTATTCTGGCCGCTTGGGTGCTGGTTAAATTTCGTTTTCCCGGTCGGCAGCTCCTCCAGATTCTGGTCGAGCTTCCATTGAGCATATCCCCGGTTGTGTCGGGGCTGGTCTGGTTGTTGCTGTTTGGCGCACAGGGGTGGTTTGGCCCCTTGCTGGAGCGATGGAATATTCATATCGCTTTCGCCGTGCCGGGTATTATTCTGGCAACGCTGTTTGTTACCCTGCCTTATGTTGTGCGCACGGTTATGCCGGTTATGGAAGTACAGGGGCGAGATGCGGAAGAAGCCGCTGTGCTGGCTGGTGCGGGTTTCTGGCAGGTTCTGTGGCATGTGACCCTGCCCGGTGTACGGGGCGCCCTGCTTTCTGGCGTGTTGCTTACAACGGCGCGGGCCTTGGGGGAATTCGGCGCTGTTTCTGTCGTATCCGGGCACATTCCCGGCGAGACGGAGACCATGCCGTTGCATATTGAAAATCTATATAACGGGTACCAGTCGGTTGCGGCCTTTACTATGGCAGCCTTGCTGGCCCTGATGGCCATGAGCGCAGTGCTCCTGCGTTCGGCCCCAGAGTGGATTGCAAGGTTGCAGGAGAAAAAGGCGTGA
- a CDS encoding sulfate/molybdate ABC transporter ATP-binding protein — translation MSIEVCNLVRFAPGTQQCLLDNVSLKVPDGAFVALVGPSGAGKTTLLRAIAGLDACNSGSVLLDDRPMTSVKDRAGRMGFVFQNYALFPHMTVARNIAFGLDVQARSERPSRPEIAKRVEELLELMQLQGMGNKHPAKLSGGQRQRVALARALATGPRVLLLDEPFGALDPIVRRSIRTWLRELHDTLGLTTILVTHDQEEALEVADRIVVMQSGKIMQDATPMELDEQPATEFVMEFLGEAVSFAGEVRHGNMIVDDALVLPFAVPEGVTDGPAVAMIRPYEMTIQKPSSEQDVLSIYAAPRGTRNGYRHYTLQVGERIIPFYRPVEEADVQVQGVALDISRSRLFRQGRLCV, via the coding sequence GTGAGTATTGAGGTCTGCAATCTGGTCAGGTTTGCGCCGGGTACACAGCAGTGTTTGCTGGATAATGTGTCGCTCAAGGTGCCCGATGGTGCATTTGTAGCGTTGGTTGGCCCGTCCGGCGCGGGCAAGACAACCCTGTTGCGTGCTATTGCGGGGCTTGATGCCTGCAATAGTGGCTCCGTGTTGCTGGATGACCGCCCGATGACCAGCGTAAAGGACCGTGCTGGTCGTATGGGATTTGTATTCCAGAATTACGCCCTGTTCCCGCATATGACCGTGGCACGTAATATTGCCTTTGGGCTGGATGTGCAGGCTAGGTCAGAGCGCCCTTCTCGCCCGGAAATTGCCAAACGGGTTGAGGAACTGCTGGAGCTTATGCAGTTGCAGGGGATGGGGAACAAACATCCCGCCAAACTGTCAGGTGGCCAGCGGCAGCGTGTGGCGCTGGCGCGGGCACTGGCAACGGGGCCGCGTGTCTTGCTGCTGGATGAGCCTTTTGGTGCGTTGGACCCCATTGTCCGACGTTCTATTCGCACATGGTTGCGTGAACTGCATGATACGCTTGGCCTAACCACTATTCTGGTGACGCATGATCAGGAAGAGGCGCTGGAGGTGGCAGACCGCATTGTGGTCATGCAGTCGGGTAAAATCATGCAGGATGCCACTCCAATGGAGTTGGATGAGCAGCCTGCTACGGAATTTGTCATGGAGTTTTTGGGAGAGGCCGTCTCGTTCGCCGGGGAAGTCCGGCATGGCAACATGATTGTGGACGATGCACTGGTTCTGCCGTTTGCGGTGCCAGAGGGTGTGACCGATGGCCCCGCCGTTGCAATGATCCGACCATACGAGATGACCATACAAAAACCCTCTTCCGAGCAGGATGTGCTGAGCATTTATGCGGCTCCCAGAGGGACACGGAACGGCTATCGGCATTATACACTTCAGGTCGGTGAGCGGATTATTCCGTTCTACCGGCCGGTAGAGGAAGCTGACGTACAGGTTCAGGGTGTTGCGCTGGACATTAGTCGTTCCCGTTTGTTCCGTCAGGGACGATTGTGTGTATGA
- a CDS encoding DUF2849 domain-containing protein produces MDRRNNRRDAEGWSVVTANRLLDGRIVWLDAQGKWQLTISYAHLFPNDGMEDVLRNQNARAAVDEVVGIYGVQVEQTPHGPCPRTARERIRAAGPSVHAEFTPLWQPAPAAVSGS; encoded by the coding sequence GTGGATCGCAGGAATAACCGTCGTGATGCTGAAGGCTGGAGTGTTGTGACAGCCAACCGTTTGCTGGACGGCCGGATTGTCTGGCTGGACGCACAGGGCAAGTGGCAACTGACTATTAGCTATGCGCACCTCTTCCCCAATGATGGGATGGAAGACGTGCTACGCAACCAGAATGCCCGTGCAGCCGTAGATGAAGTGGTGGGGATTTATGGCGTGCAGGTTGAGCAGACACCACACGGCCCATGTCCCCGTACTGCGCGCGAGCGTATCCGTGCCGCAGGACCAAGTGTTCATGCTGAATTTACACCCTTATGGCAGCCTGCCCCCGCTGCGGTAAGTGGTTCCTGA
- a CDS encoding nitrite/sulfite reductase, with amino-acid sequence MPHTPQPPTDVGRYAYDAVDREFLKQRVEQFRDQVQRRIAGDLSEDEFKPLRLMNGLYLQLHAYMLRVAIPYGILSAHQMRTLAHIARKYDRDYGHFTTRQNIQFNWIRLEDTPDILNILADAEMHAIQTSGNCIRNVTSDQFAGAAQDEVLDPRVHAEILRQWSTLHPEFTFLPRKFKIAISGSTQDRVAARFHDIGLLARPGANGRAVFEVYVGGGLGRTPVIGVKLRDDLPEEDLIAYLEAVLRVYNAYGRRDNMYKARIKILVQALGLEAFRDQVNAEFLAMDRSRYRLEPAVVAAIHARFASPVFEDAAAAPAQLDAQKKTDPAFAAWVNANTHPHQQAGYCSVTISCKPAGGIPGDVTSAQMDLLADLADAYSFGELRITHLQNVVFGHVRQDRLFALWQVLEANGLGTANIGMITDIIACPGLDYCALANARSIPIAQKLSQRFSNAALQEEIGALRLNISGCINACGHHHAGHIGILGVDKRGEEAFQITLGGNAGEDASIGQIIGSAMSEDETVDAIARIVDTYLVRREPGERFIETCRRLGVAPFKDAAYATA; translated from the coding sequence ATGCCCCACACTCCCCAGCCCCCTACAGATGTCGGCCGGTATGCGTATGACGCGGTTGACCGTGAGTTCCTTAAACAGCGGGTCGAGCAGTTCCGCGATCAGGTGCAACGCCGGATTGCCGGAGACCTGAGCGAGGATGAATTCAAACCGCTGCGTCTGATGAACGGGCTTTACCTGCAATTGCACGCCTACATGCTGCGGGTGGCCATTCCCTATGGTATTCTCAGCGCTCATCAGATGCGGACATTAGCGCATATTGCCCGCAAGTATGACCGTGATTATGGGCACTTTACAACGCGCCAGAACATCCAGTTCAACTGGATTAGGCTGGAAGACACGCCCGATATCCTGAATATTCTGGCGGATGCGGAAATGCATGCCATCCAGACCAGTGGGAACTGCATTCGCAACGTCACATCTGACCAGTTTGCCGGTGCGGCGCAGGATGAGGTGCTGGACCCACGTGTACATGCCGAAATTCTACGGCAATGGTCTACCCTGCATCCGGAATTTACGTTTTTGCCGCGTAAGTTCAAAATCGCCATTTCGGGCAGTACGCAGGATCGGGTTGCAGCACGCTTCCATGACATAGGGCTTCTGGCGCGCCCGGGTGCTAATGGCCGCGCCGTTTTTGAGGTCTATGTCGGTGGTGGTTTGGGCCGTACGCCAGTTATTGGCGTAAAATTGCGTGATGACCTGCCAGAAGAAGATCTGATTGCGTATCTTGAGGCTGTTCTGCGCGTTTATAACGCCTACGGTCGGCGGGATAACATGTACAAAGCCCGCATCAAAATTCTTGTGCAGGCTCTGGGGTTGGAGGCTTTTCGGGATCAGGTGAATGCTGAATTCCTGGCCATGGACCGTAGCCGCTACCGTCTGGAGCCAGCGGTGGTCGCGGCCATTCATGCCCGTTTTGCCAGCCCGGTTTTTGAGGATGCGGCAGCAGCGCCCGCACAACTGGACGCGCAGAAAAAGACAGATCCCGCTTTTGCGGCTTGGGTTAACGCCAATACGCACCCCCACCAGCAGGCAGGGTATTGCAGTGTCACAATTTCCTGCAAACCAGCCGGAGGTATTCCGGGTGATGTCACATCTGCCCAGATGGACCTTCTGGCGGATCTGGCGGACGCGTATAGCTTTGGTGAGCTGCGGATTACGCATTTGCAGAATGTGGTGTTTGGGCATGTCCGTCAGGACAGGCTGTTTGCGCTGTGGCAAGTGTTGGAGGCTAACGGTCTGGGAACAGCCAATATTGGTATGATTACCGATATTATTGCATGCCCCGGTCTGGACTATTGCGCACTGGCCAATGCACGTTCCATTCCCATCGCGCAAAAACTGAGCCAGCGTTTTTCCAATGCAGCTTTGCAGGAGGAAATCGGGGCTTTGCGCCTGAATATTTCAGGGTGCATCAATGCCTGCGGGCATCACCACGCCGGGCATATTGGTATTCTCGGGGTTGATAAACGCGGCGAAGAGGCTTTTCAGATCACGCTGGGGGGGAATGCTGGAGAGGATGCTTCCATCGGCCAAATCATAGGTTCCGCCATGTCGGAAGATGAAACGGTTGATGCGATTGCCAGAATTGTTGATACGTATCTGGTCCGGCGCGAACCGGGCGAACGCTTTATAGAAACCTGCCGCCGCCTAGGCGTCGCGCCATTCAAGGACGCAGCTTATGCCACTGCTTGA
- a CDS encoding DUF934 domain-containing protein, which translates to MPLLENGQIVEDGWTLVQDDHALPDGDILVPLARLSEGLGRNGKGRLGVALKPDERVEELKEALPRIDLVSLTFPIFRDGRAFTQARSLREHLHFAGSVRVTGHFLPDQYEFLLRCGVSQLVIPEGSDPAVWQKAHERITVAYQPSVLNERPEGFAFRRFLSP; encoded by the coding sequence ATGCCACTGCTTGAGAACGGTCAGATTGTAGAGGACGGATGGACTCTGGTGCAGGACGATCATGCCCTGCCGGATGGGGATATTCTGGTACCTCTTGCCCGACTGTCCGAAGGGCTTGGTCGTAATGGTAAGGGGCGTCTGGGTGTAGCACTTAAGCCGGATGAGCGGGTGGAAGAGCTGAAAGAAGCCCTGCCCCGGATTGATCTGGTTAGCCTGACTTTTCCTATCTTCCGCGATGGTCGTGCTTTTACGCAGGCCCGCTCCTTGCGTGAGCATCTGCATTTTGCAGGGAGTGTGCGTGTAACAGGCCATTTTCTGCCAGACCAGTACGAGTTTCTGCTGCGCTGTGGGGTCAGTCAGCTTGTTATCCCCGAAGGGAGCGATCCTGCTGTGTGGCAAAAGGCACATGAGCGGATAACAGTGGCGTATCAACCTTCTGTGCTGAACGAACGACCAGAAGGGTTTGCATTCAGGCGCTTTCTGTCACCCTGA
- a CDS encoding 3-deoxy-D-manno-octulosonic acid transferase — translation MREKMGFPSHQRPAGPLLWFHAASVGEVLSILPLVQASLRQDPTATALLTTGTVTASAIVKQRFEAGRVIHQFMPLDVPRWCQRFLNHWTPQVAVFTESELWPTMLGLCHARNLSVVLVNGRMSAASFRQWRRLSGVARRMLECFAWVSARTDEDATRFHALGAEAQLPPGDLKTAAAPLPVDARELGHLKGLIGARPVFLAASTHEGEEMQIAHAANRVRQTFPDLLTIIVPRHPERGAEIAAQLDFAPRRSQKAFPTRQDIFWVCDTLGELGLFFRLATCVFMGNSLPACHGGGHNPFEPARLGCVVATGPKVQNFTQAFQGLRSCVEVVPDERALAEWVGQMLSHPDERVELGRQAQAIATANAALPEMLARQILALTW, via the coding sequence GTGCGAGAAAAAATGGGTTTCCCCTCCCATCAACGTCCGGCTGGGCCGTTATTGTGGTTTCATGCGGCCAGTGTGGGAGAAGTCTTATCCATTCTGCCACTGGTTCAGGCCAGCCTGAGGCAAGACCCAACAGCTACAGCGTTGCTTACAACGGGTACGGTGACAGCCAGCGCCATTGTAAAACAGCGTTTTGAAGCAGGTCGCGTCATTCATCAGTTTATGCCGTTGGATGTTCCCCGCTGGTGTCAGCGTTTTCTGAACCATTGGACGCCGCAGGTGGCTGTTTTTACCGAGAGTGAGTTGTGGCCGACCATGTTGGGTTTATGCCATGCCCGCAATCTCTCCGTTGTTTTGGTTAATGGTCGCATGTCGGCGGCTTCCTTCCGGCAGTGGCGTCGTCTTTCTGGCGTGGCACGTCGGATGCTGGAATGTTTTGCGTGGGTTTCGGCTCGCACGGATGAGGATGCAACGCGCTTTCACGCGTTAGGCGCCGAAGCTCAACTGCCTCCCGGAGACCTCAAAACTGCGGCGGCTCCCTTGCCGGTTGATGCGCGAGAGTTGGGGCATCTGAAAGGGCTTATTGGTGCACGCCCTGTATTCCTTGCGGCCTCTACTCATGAGGGGGAAGAAATGCAGATTGCCCATGCGGCAAACCGTGTACGCCAGACCTTTCCTGACCTTTTGACAATTATTGTGCCTCGTCACCCCGAGCGTGGCGCGGAAATTGCCGCTCAGTTGGATTTTGCGCCAAGGCGGTCCCAAAAGGCTTTTCCTACCCGGCAGGATATATTTTGGGTATGCGACACGCTTGGTGAGCTAGGGCTTTTTTTCAGGCTCGCAACCTGTGTGTTTATGGGCAATAGCCTGCCCGCTTGCCATGGGGGGGGACACAATCCATTTGAGCCTGCTCGTCTGGGGTGTGTTGTGGCAACAGGGCCAAAGGTTCAGAATTTCACACAGGCATTTCAGGGTTTGCGGAGTTGTGTGGAGGTTGTGCCAGATGAGCGTGCTCTGGCTGAGTGGGTCGGGCAGATGCTTAGCCACCCGGATGAACGGGTAGAACTAGGGCGGCAGGCACAAGCTATTGCCACAGCAAACGCGGCATTGCCCGAGATGCTGGCTCGTCAGATTTTGGCTCTTACATGGTAA
- the lpxK gene encoding tetraacyldisaccharide 4'-kinase: protein MSAPSFWFRPQVKLWPAVLTPLAWAVARVARCRMQRKGWQAPVPVLCCGNLTVGGAGKTTVVIDLVQRLQARGVHPHVLTRGYGGKVPNGTQVMPAFHTARDVGDEPLLLARYCPVWVGGDRAVTARCAVSAGADCLIMDDGFQNPSLGKTVSLVVVDGAVGLGNGHVLPAGPLRETVEDGLARTDALLIIGADRHDVERLAQSRNLPVLHAELEQVDAPEVLRSSLYVAFAGIGRPEKFFEGLRSAGIKVVEALPFPDHYAYNNRDIARLQAEASRLGARLVTTPKDAMRLPASFRQNVVVMNVRLVWRDPQAPECLLDTLLARQA from the coding sequence CTGTCCGCTCCCTCATTCTGGTTCAGGCCTCAGGTCAAGCTGTGGCCTGCGGTATTGACGCCTCTGGCATGGGCGGTGGCCAGAGTGGCGCGTTGCAGAATGCAGCGTAAGGGGTGGCAGGCCCCCGTACCGGTTCTATGCTGTGGCAACCTGACCGTTGGCGGTGCTGGTAAAACAACCGTTGTCATTGATCTGGTGCAAAGGTTGCAGGCTCGGGGCGTCCATCCTCATGTGCTGACACGTGGGTACGGGGGCAAAGTCCCCAATGGCACACAGGTCATGCCTGCTTTTCATACCGCGCGGGATGTAGGGGATGAACCGCTGTTACTGGCGCGTTACTGCCCTGTCTGGGTTGGTGGCGATCGTGCTGTAACCGCACGGTGCGCCGTGAGTGCTGGTGCGGATTGCCTGATTATGGATGATGGTTTTCAAAACCCGTCATTGGGAAAAACAGTGTCGCTCGTGGTGGTGGATGGTGCTGTTGGGTTGGGTAACGGGCATGTTTTACCAGCTGGCCCTTTGCGGGAGACCGTAGAGGATGGATTGGCCCGAACGGATGCGCTGCTTATTATTGGAGCAGACAGGCACGATGTTGAAAGGCTGGCACAAAGCCGGAACCTGCCCGTTTTACATGCAGAGCTGGAGCAGGTTGATGCGCCAGAAGTCTTGCGCAGTAGCTTATATGTTGCATTTGCGGGTATAGGGCGACCGGAGAAGTTCTTTGAAGGCTTGCGCTCAGCTGGGATTAAGGTGGTGGAGGCACTTCCTTTTCCAGACCACTATGCATACAATAACCGCGATATAGCGCGCCTTCAGGCTGAGGCTAGTCGTCTTGGCGCGCGGCTTGTGACAACTCCCAAGGATGCCATGCGACTGCCTGCCAGTTTTCGTCAGAATGTTGTCGTTATGAACGTCCGGTTGGTCTGGCGTGACCCGCAAGCGCCGGAATGTCTGTTAGACACTTTGCTGGCACGGCAGGCATGA
- a CDS encoding inositol monophosphatase family protein yields MSSLPSPALAYRLEAARAVVHDAARLAMSMRPPPGGPQGELKSAQDWLTETDGAVEAFIAQRMQALFPEDGFQGEEGGLTRTGSLRWVVDPIDGTSNYARGRCRWCVSLGLMDGDEPVAGVIDAPALGEVYTALRGYGAFLNGKPIKASPIKDPARSMIEMGWSGRVPKSVFMEKMDAIMELGTMPRSGGCGALALADVASGRLDGYIEIVINLWDVAAALPLLAEAGAVVSPFLRDGGLTGGATIMAANPHIGPVLAKAVSIPLE; encoded by the coding sequence ATGTCTTCCCTTCCCAGCCCTGCCCTTGCGTACCGATTGGAAGCCGCCCGGGCTGTTGTGCACGATGCCGCCCGTCTGGCTATGTCCATGCGGCCGCCACCGGGTGGGCCGCAGGGGGAGTTAAAGTCTGCGCAGGACTGGTTGACCGAAACAGACGGTGCAGTCGAAGCATTTATTGCACAACGGATGCAGGCTCTTTTTCCCGAAGATGGCTTTCAGGGGGAAGAAGGCGGTCTGACCCGCACGGGTAGTTTGCGCTGGGTTGTGGATCCCATTGATGGGACTTCCAATTATGCGCGTGGCAGATGCAGATGGTGCGTGTCTCTGGGGCTGATGGATGGAGATGAGCCGGTTGCTGGCGTGATTGACGCCCCCGCTTTAGGGGAAGTCTATACCGCGCTGCGCGGTTATGGTGCTTTTTTAAATGGTAAACCGATCAAGGCATCCCCTATCAAGGACCCTGCCCGCTCCATGATTGAAATGGGGTGGAGTGGTCGTGTTCCCAAATCCGTCTTTATGGAAAAGATGGATGCGATTATGGAACTGGGCACCATGCCGCGTTCTGGAGGGTGTGGCGCATTGGCGCTGGCCGATGTGGCAAGTGGCCGGCTTGATGGGTATATCGAAATTGTTATCAATTTGTGGGATGTGGCAGCGGCTCTGCCTCTGTTGGCCGAGGCTGGTGCCGTTGTGTCTCCCTTCCTGCGGGATGGTGGGCTGACCGGGGGGGCAACCATTATGGCAGCTAACCCACATATTGGGCCTGTTCTGGCTAAGGCGGTTTCCATTCCTCTGGAATGA